GGACAGACATATATACTGAGCATGGGCACCAAAAGACAATCCATTGATGGCATACACCTGATCACCTAACTTAAATTGCTTTACTTCCTTGCCAATCGCCGTAACTTCTCCTGCCAACTCTACGCCCAGGACCGAATTTCGAGGTTTTCGGAATCCCAAAAAAAGACGCATCGGTACCCAGTACAGAAACGGAACATTGGAACCACGAACTCTGCAGTCCCCGGATGTTACAGTTGTTGCGTGTATTTTAATCTGAATCTCATGATCTTTGGGTGATGGCTTCGCTATGTCTTTAAGCTGCAACACATCTGGTGATCCATACTTCGTACATATGATAGCTCTCATATCTTTCCCCCCACATGTTCCTGTTTGCCATGAGTATATCGGGAAGTGGGTTCGGCCCCTAGATACTTAAGTATTGTTTCAAGGATACACCCGTTACAGGAGTTTCCATTCACGTGCTTTTGCCACGGCTTCGGTTCGTCGCTTCACCTGCATTTTGTCAAAAATAATCCGGTTATGTCCTTTCACGGTAGGCAGCGCAATATGAAGTATCTCACTAATCTCCCGATTGGATCTTTCCTGCGCAATCAGATGTAATACTTCGAGCTCTCTCACACTTAACGGATCAATTCGCAGTTCAGAAACGTACGGATATACATCTGTCTCTTCCGAAATCATTTCAATTCTGTTGTCCTTAGCTTCATCAAATGCAGCCAGTAATTGAAGCAGATATAAATGTGAGTCACCGCGTACTGTTACCCTCTTCAAAAGTCTGTGCACAACAACACCTTCGTCTACAAATACACGAATGAAGCCTGCTGGCTCTGCCATCGTCATGGCCTCAGTCAGGAACTCGATAGCTTGTGTTCTATTTCCATGTTCCTCATGAATAACCGCCAGAAGGATTGTTGCCTTGAGCTGTTCATCCTTGAAGCCTTTGGTTATGGCCAAGCGAAGACAGGATTCCATCATACCAAGTGCCTCCAAGGTGTTCCCCTGTTTCAGCAATACTCTGGCCTGACTAAGCGCATGATTTCTGTCCCATGATAATCGCATTGCCTTTTTCAGATCGCCCTGACGAAGGAGCACAAGAACGTATGCAGCAGTAATATCAGGGATCGCCTTTGTAAAATTTAACCGTTGGGCCGTTTCGTTGATTCTATCTAACATGATAGCGGCTTTATGAAGATCCGCCTTCGCAAGCGTCACTCGGGCGAGCCATAACTCACTTGCAACAACCCTGTCCGTTTGGACAAATTGATGTGCCAACTGCACACTCTGTTGAGCGTGCAACATCGCCACATCAAGATTATTCCATTCATAATGCACTCGCGCCAGACCCAAATGGGCTTCACATGCAATGGGTAGCGGTGGCTTACCTGCCATAAGTACCACCTTCTGATAGGATTCAGCTGCCAGATGTAGTTGATTGTTGAATTCCTGTATATTCCCCAAGCCCAGTGTCGCCATCATGGTGATGGTATGATGTCCGATCCTGGTACTGTTCGCTAATGATTCCTCGTAAGACAATTCGGCTTCCACACGTTTTCCCTGAAGCTGGTATGCATATCCCAATGTCCAAGCTGTCGCTGCACGAATGGGCAGATTATTAGGATGCAAATATTTGAGTGCTCGAAGTGACTCCGTAATAATCGTATCCGCATCGTGCCGACTGACAGCCAGCGTGGCTCGGATGGAAGCGATATGTCCGATGAGATCAGAATTGATCTTTTCAGGTTCCATATTTTGTAACGCTTGTTCAGCAGACTGCAATTTAGGTTCCACGTCTATCATATGTCCTGATACTAATAACGCAGCCGCATGCATCACCCATAAGGAAGGTATTGAATCCATTTCTGCTGAGGATAGAGAACTCAACCATTGCAAGGCAGGAGCAGCACCCCCGCGAAAAAGAAGTGGCATACCTTTACCTTCCAACAGATCCGATGCCCGATGAGTATCTGCCGCAGCTACAGCATGATTGAAAGCCTCCAGCTCCATTTGATGCTTCTCATACCAGATGCTCGCTCGCTTATGTATCTCAGTAACAGACAGATTGGTGTCAGCTGTGTCGGCGTAATTTGAATTCTGGTGTACTCTTTTACGCAATAAATCTGCAAATAGATGATGGTAACGATACCATCGCCTCTCATTGTCCAAGGGAACGATGAAAAGATTGGCTTGCTCCAGCCAC
The nucleotide sequence above comes from Paenibacillus sp. W2I17. Encoded proteins:
- a CDS encoding LuxR C-terminal-related transcriptional regulator; this encodes MYAPILSTKLTIPVQRSHVVDRPRLYVRFGEGMHAKLILVSAPAGSGKTLLVNQWVKFSSIDTAWLSLEEADNDPSRFLTYLCASLQTIVPKLAEGIMGFVQSSEPPPIETIITYLLNEVSQITNHFVLVLDDYHLMTSEVINHALVYLLRHMPPHMHIVMTTRQQPKLPLARLRAKGELIEIRGSDLRFTSAESIEFLDRVMGLKLSEEHVALLEKRTEGWVAGLQLAALSMQGSSDPKHFMETFSGRDPFVLDYLMEEILQGLTEQVQNFLLKTCMLDRLCGSLCDAILDIDEPKEHESVDFTGQDMLEWLEQANLFIVPLDNERRWYRYHHLFADLLRKRVHQNSNYADTADTNLSVTEIHKRASIWYEKHQMELEAFNHAVAAADTHRASDLLEGKGMPLLFRGGAAPALQWLSSLSSAEMDSIPSLWVMHAAALLVSGHMIDVEPKLQSAEQALQNMEPEKINSDLIGHIASIRATLAVSRHDADTIITESLRALKYLHPNNLPIRAATAWTLGYAYQLQGKRVEAELSYEESLANSTRIGHHTITMMATLGLGNIQEFNNQLHLAAESYQKVVLMAGKPPLPIACEAHLGLARVHYEWNNLDVAMLHAQQSVQLAHQFVQTDRVVASELWLARVTLAKADLHKAAIMLDRINETAQRLNFTKAIPDITAAYVLVLLRQGDLKKAMRLSWDRNHALSQARVLLKQGNTLEALGMMESCLRLAITKGFKDEQLKATILLAVIHEEHGNRTQAIEFLTEAMTMAEPAGFIRVFVDEGVVVHRLLKRVTVRGDSHLYLLQLLAAFDEAKDNRIEMISEETDVYPYVSELRIDPLSVRELEVLHLIAQERSNREISEILHIALPTVKGHNRIIFDKMQVKRRTEAVAKAREWKLL